Sequence from the Equus quagga isolate Etosha38 chromosome 15, UCLA_HA_Equagga_1.0, whole genome shotgun sequence genome:
AAAAACTTGCCTTTATAAGTCATAAATTGTGACTGccacaaatatttttcagtaaacTATATCAAACTTTTGCAGTAATctgtattctgttctattgataaTGTCAGAtgttcccatttatttgtttcacttttaaCCGCCAGGTTAacttttttatctctttttgaaaatttctcagttcaattaaatataaagacaaaagacatcaaaaatatacacatatatgtagatacatacatatatgcatacatgtatgtatatattatgcataaatatattatgtatacatacTACACGTTTATATATATTGAAACTACAGAAGCACATGTGACCAGCTAACAAATAAGAGCTGTGAGACATGTCTGACCCTTTACCTCATCAGGTCAGATTTGCCAAATGAGTTTGgcatcaaattttttaaaaagatctgttTTTCCAAGCTTTCTGGATTTGGATTTTCAGATAAGGAATTGTGGAACTATATTAGGATCacagttttaatctctttaaaactCTTCAGGAGTCTCCCACTAcagctggtataaattcaaaatCCTAACATCACCTACGAGGCTTTTAAGTCCCTGGCTCCACTTGATTTCTCCAGTGAAGCCTTTTACCTTCTTCCTCTCACTGTCTCTGCTTCAGTGAACTGGTTTCTTCTGGTTTCTTGAGGAAATTCATCAGTTCTTTCCCGCTTCTCCACGTGGTGTTACCTTTACCCGAAATGTGCCTCCCTTTTTCCCcgaacatatacacacactcactcttctCTATTCCACATCAACTTAACTTTCCTGTCACATCTTAAATGTCACTCTCAGAGACCACTTCTCTGGCACCCTGAGGTAACTGAGATCATCCTGTTATTCTCTGTTCCAGAACTCCACACTTTTCTTCTGACATTTCTCCTGTATAAAATCTTGTGTGGTTGAGTTTTGtctattattttctctaaatttaaagcTTCGGGAGCGGAGGGAagatgtctgtttttcctttcttgggaTTCCCAGGAGACAGCAGGGGCCTGAACCAAAGTCAGCACTAATGAAGTGTTTGTAGAATGAAGGAGGTGGGACATGTTTAAGATGGGGAAAGAGCTGTGGGATAAGGGAAGGGAGCGGTGAGTGTCTCTCAGGTGGAGGTGTCCAGGAGGAGGTCCACCTCATGCTTGGAGGTCTGCAGCCAGGCGCGGAATCCCAGTGGATCCCGAATGGCTGCGGACCAGAGCGGTCTCCTCCGCCCACTCGGCCAGGTCTCCCTCCTCCGCGGGCAGATGAAAGACGACCCCGTGCGGTGCTGGTAGCTCGTGGTGCCAGTGGATTCAGTCAGGGGTGTGCTAGTGCCCCACCTGCTCCTGGGCGCTCCTCACTGGTGGCCGTCGCCGTCAGTCTCTTCTCAGGAGCCCGCCCAGGTGACTGGATCCTTCCTGTCCCCGCAGCACATTTCCTGGAGTATGTGAAGGGCGAGTGTCATTTCTCCAACGGGACCGAGCGGGTGCGGTTGGTGGTCAGATTCATCTACAACCAGGAGGAGTACGTGCGCTTCGACAGCGACGTGGGGGAGTTCCGGGCGGTGACCGAGCTGGGACGGCCGGACGCCGAGTACTGGAACAGACAGAAGGACTTCCCGGAGCAGTTGCGGGCCGCGGTGGACACGGTGTGCAGGCACAACTATGGCATCCTTGACAACTTCCTGGTGCAGCGGCAAGGTGAGCGCTGGGGGTGGGCGGCCaaggcggcggggggggggggggggggggcggggggggtgtgtgtgcgtgggtgtgggtgtgtgtgaaagagagagacagacagacagacagagagatagagagagactCAGTCCCGGTGAGTGTAGGACTGTGAGCGAGTACAAGTTACAAGGGTCCCTGTGAGAGCGGGTTGTGGAGAGAGTGTGTGGTTTGTCAGTGTGTGACTGTGGGGggacagagtgtgtgtgtgaggggtgtACTGTGAGCTGAGGTGCGacagagagaatgtgtgtgtgtggtggggggagtgggCCTGGGgtctgagaggagggagagagggggcaggTGTGAGGTGGTGGGTGCAGGAGGGCGGCTTCAGGCGGCTTTGAGGGCCACcatgggggatggggggggggatggggggggggggggggggggggcgggggcagcgcagggggctggagagggaggaaacATTGGTTGGGGTGGGTGGTTAGACACATCAAGAGGGACATTTAAGATGAGGTCTGTTTGGGGGTAAAGTTTTAGGGGAGGAGAGATGAGGACTGTAAAAGATTTGGGAGAATGTGAGGAGACCAGTCACAGACTGATCTTAGCATCCGCCCTTCCTAATCCTGAAACCTCTGAAATAAGTGTTCCTGTATTGCTGTGCATACgcatttcattgaaaaaaaagtatacgaatttttttttttttttttttttttggtgaggaagattgtcactgagctaacatctgtggcaatcttcctctattttatatatggataccgccacagcatggcttgatgagtggcgtgcaggtctgcaccgggatccaacacacgaacccaggccatggaagtggaCTGCACAAACCCGAGCACCATGCCACTGGGCGGGTGCCAGTATCCGActtaattttggggggggggggggggggggggggactctGAGGCACCTCTGATCTTTCTGAGGCTCCTTTTAGGTCTGGGTTTcctgtgtgtatgttttttttcttagtgtgtaAATCTTGACCTAGCTGAAATGATTGTAAAACTAGtcttttgaattataattttgttatttaccATActgatgttattatttttagaagCTAATAGTTATTTAAGTAGTtacacattatttctttttacagttgTAACAATTTACCTCCCATTCCCTTTTGTTAGACTTTTTTCAGTGCTGCCAAATACTCAGctgaaaatttctctttaatttgtaacttttagttctttgatttctaaagtttttgaacatttttcacatatttattggcTAATTGTTGTTATTGCTCTAAGAATTGTCATTGTCTATCACCTCTGGGGTCCTAGTGTTTCTCTCAGTGATTTTAGTGGTTTTCTATGCAGTAAGATTAACACTTTTCTGATATGTGGTTCAGCATTTTCTCCAGTTTGTGGTTTATATTTTGGTTCTGTTTATTACTTCCTATGctaggaatttaaacatttttatttaatgaaatatgttGCAAAATTGTTAGCAATGATTTACCACAAATCTTAATTCTACCATTTCGTGGTATTATATAGatgtttttctccagttttctccttttttaaaaaaaattgtatttattgagGCTGGTAGGGTCAGGAGTTGTCTCAGGCACTAAGCACACGTTAATGAACCCTAGACTGTGCCCTGAATTCAAATGTCAGCTTAAAAAGAGAGACAGTTGTGAAACGATAACAATTCCAATAATAGATATGCTTATTTTGCAAAGGAGAGGGATTGATCTGCTCATGTAATGATAAGaactttttgaatgaatgactttccttgctcctttccctctccttcgGGAATCACGCCCTTCTTGGAACTCAACTCACAGACTTAGAGAATCACCTCTGTCTAAGATGCCTGCTTCCCAGGGTAGAACCATTTGTGTGGTGTTCTAAGGTGGTGGTGTAGCATTCCCAGGATTTCACATTCTATCTCCATCTACCTTGAGGTTTTCCCCAATTAGCTACACTGCTTTGAATCATATTTTCTCTCCAAGCAAACAAGATTGATAAGTAGCTGATGTATATTGAAGGCTGAATTCCAGCCATTGTTTTATGTACTTTAGGTGCATTAATGCTCAAATAACCCTAAGGGGTAAGTTAGCATTATTACTCCCTTTATAGGTGAGAGAGCTGAGGCATAGAGGAATTTAAAAACTCTCCCAGGATCAGTCAGAAGAGACAGAGGCtgtatttgaacccaggtagccTGGGCTCCAGAAATCACACTTTTAATTAGTATACTAAATGCCTTACAAAGATTTGTAAACACTTCCATTCAACAATAAATAACTATTTAATACTatggaaaaaaccccacaaatttcCTGAACATCTCTCAAATTCACTGGGCCCCTGCTGTAAGGATTAATTCCACACTTAAGACACTAACTCCTGTTGGGCCACATGGCCGGCTTTGAGGGAGGTTTGCCAGAGACCAGAGCTGGGGACTGGAGACTGCAGGCAGAAAGGCAGCCAGCCAAGGAGACTTCACTCTGTCTTCCTCACTTACTCCCTCCACCTTTTCTCTCCTAGTTGAGCCTACAGTCACTGTGTATCCTGCAAAGACCCAGCCCCTGCAGCACCACAACCTCCTCGTCTGCTCTGTGAATGGTTTCTATCCAGGCCACATCGAAGTCAGATGGTTCCGGAAtgggcaggaagaggaggctggggtCGTCTCCACAGGCCTGATCCATAATGGAGACTGGACCTTCCAGACCCTGGTGATGCTTGAGACAGTTCCTCAGAGTGGAGAGGTCTACACCTGCCAAGTGGAGCACCCAAGTCTGACAAGCCCTGTCACAGTGGAATGGAGTGAGAAGCTCTCTGACCCATAAATTCCTCGCCCACCAAGGAGGGCACTTTGCTTATCCCTGGGTGTCAGGTTTCTCCTCTCCCTACACCATATTTTCATTTGCTCCTTGTTCTCCTTGCCTTCAGCACAGGTCACAGGGGGTAGACCTGTGATTGTTTCTATAAATACCTATGCCCCCTGGGGAGGCAGTTATGCCTGGCAGACAGAGGAGAGGTTGTCCCTGTTTTGAGCCTTCCCATGATATCACAGGTCATAGTTCCCCCTTGGCTCTGGGCAACTGTCGCCTGCCTCGGGCTGGGCTTGTACTCCTGGCGCTGTTGCTCTGAGTTATTCTTTGTGATTTGAGCAGAGGTGCATCCTCTATAATGTAGGGACCTTCCTGACATAAGTGGAGCccaatctcagctctgccttttATTAGCTGTGTCCCCCTAGACAAGCTACTCAGCCTCACGGAGTCCCAGCCTCCTCTTCCATCAGATGTTGAACTAGTGGCCTTATGTCAGGTCTGTGATATTTAAATGAGTCCAATGCCTCAACCTTGTAGCTACTCAATgtgattttaaatgtcttttccagAAATGGCCAACTATTGTAGTTCTTCCAGGGCAGCCTTCTTCCCCAGTTCTcaaacatccttttttttttgaggaaaatcaaccctgagctaacatctactgccaatcctcctctttttgctgaggaagactggccctgagctaacctctgtgcccgtcttcctctagtttatatgtgggacgtctcccacaggatggcttgccaagcggtgccatgtccacaccagggatccgaactggcgaacctgggccgccaaagcagaatgtgcgcacttaaccgctgcaccacccggcccGCCCGTCAAACATCTTAATCCCAGAGTCTCTATTAGGGAAGTTGTATTTGGGATAAAATCGCTAAAACTAGCGTCTTTTCTCAGGGGCCCAGTCTGAGTCTGCGCAGAGCAAGATGCTGAGTGGAGTCGGGGGCTTCGTGCTGGGGCTGCTCTTCCTTGGGGCGGGGCTGTTCCTCCACTGCAGGAACCAGAAAGGTGAGACCCTGCCGGCAGCTAAGACCCACACAGAATTTTGTGGGAAGAAACATGGCTTTGCTTAACTTAGTTCTGTGTACCAGTGGCCCTGTACAGAGCCTTTCTTTACCTGCTCAACTTCAAATTTCCTGGAAATCCAGAAATCAACAGTCGATGGTTACTGTGTTGAAACATAAGAAATTATGGCCCATAGAGATGAGAGAAGGGTTAACATGTATGGAGATCTTGCTTTGAGATCCTGAGACAAACGCAGGAAGAGCCACTAAGGCTGATGATGTTACACTGGATTTGTGTGACAGAAACTTCATGAGTCACACGCTCTCAgtttctgctctcctctctgccctgtgGGTTGTCCTATTAGAGAAATCtcaggaggggaggctgggaacaTCGCATTTGGGGACACATTGGCCTCTATATCTTTTAACTATATATCTTCCCCTCTCTTTCCCAGGACACACAGGACTTCAGCCAACAGGTAATGCTCTTTAATCCTCTTTTAGACATCGGTTTGGTCTCCTAGAACAGACGGTAGAGATGAcaagatgagagaagaaataatggGAAAGACATTGAATCATGCAGTTTTCTATAAAGCTTCTCTCCACTTAGTAAAATGGCCTGCTCCCTGAAGTAGCATTGGCTCAGGGTGACattaacattttttccccttctgactGCAGAGCTTTATCCTGAGGCcctgagagaggggaaaggaagctGCTTGTAGAGTCAGGTCTGGAAACAACACTCTCCTCTGTCTTCTGCAGGACTCCTGAGCTGAAGTCTAGATGACGACACTCAAAGAAGAACCTTCTGTCCCAGCTTCTCAGCGTGAAAAGGTTTCCTGCTTGGCCCTTATTCTTTTACCAAGAGTGTACTTTCTCAGGATTTGGTTTGATCTTGGTTCAGTGACCCTGCAAAAAATGTCATCCCTATGGCTTCCTCAGCCCCTGCCCTTGGCTTGGAAGTCCCCAGTATTGATTGTGGTACCGTGTCTgcattctttctccctccccattGTATTCAACCTTTATGGCTTCCTATGCACCTGAACTCACCTCTGCCCACATTTCTTTATaaagtttttctcaaataaacaTGGAGTGAAAATCCTCTGCTTCGTGCAGGTTCAAGgacaagaagcagaaagaaaaagaaagagaagattgcATCGCAATacaataatgttttttatttatattcctgAATTTTGGTCACATGTGGATCAGGAAGGTTTCTTTGCTACATTCCCTATTTTATCTTGAGTTTTCTGTATTCTTTAATTAGGAACGTTTAGCTGAGCTAGGAGAAAGCCCTTAATATTCCCATATCATGATGGTCTCCTACATTTTTGTGTTCTCAAAGATAAACACACAGGTCACTTCCCATCGTTGGATACAGCGAGGGGACTATAGATATTAGAAACACGGGTAACTTTTAGGATATGATGacttcaaaatttttataatcatgtgcttttgtctctttttctctgatgctttaaaagaaagtatctaggggctggccccgtggctgagtggttgggttcccgtgcttcactttggcagcccagggattcgctggacgtggcaccactcatgaacccatgctgaggcggcaccccacatagcacaactagaaggacttacaactaaaaatatacaactatgtactgggggggtttggagagaaaaaggaaaaatacaaatcttaaaagaaaacaacaaacaacaaaaatacctcACCTTTAAAAGAAAGTATCTAAACCAGGATAGTTAAACTCCTATTTTCTTAGACTAATGGTGGGCTTCAACACTTcaatctttttctgtctctcagatAAACAGTGCCATGCTGACTCTTTGGCTTGGCTGGTATCCTTCCCCATAAATAGGTCTCAGAAGGCCATCAAGACGAAACCACAACTTTAACGACAAAAGGCATTTCTGAGGGCCTCCAGATTATGTGACATACTTACTGTCTGTCACAAGAGTATCCTGTCTAGATCTTACCTTAGCAGAAATCAGAGACAATGCTGGGAACAAAGGAGAATCTATGAATACACTAATGTTCATCCAAACAATGAAGAACTCTGCAGCTGGCAGAAAAAATGAGAATACTCTGTTAGGAATAATCCCCAAAATGAATTTTGAGTAAGGTACAGGAGAGCTTGTACAGTACATAGCATCTTATTTACTAAAATAGAGGAGGGGAATAGGAATATGTAGCTATACGCATTCTtggtatctatctatctaatggTCGCCCATAGGGCAAAATGAGGGAATAGGTTGAAGGGACAAAGATGAAACCTGACCTTTCtgaatatatcttatttatagttttaacttgaggaacatttcaaatattttatataatcaaaaatttaaatcCAAGGTTTAAAAAGGCAatacataaaaactaaaaacaaactgTAACTATTGAATCAAGCTTGACAAAGCATATATGATaggaaagaaactagaaaagtaaATCAAACTTTTTTCACCCTTTCATAAAACACTGGAACTATAATTGTAAATCAATAAATAGCTCTAAATTCCATACACTTCAGTAATACAGAGGCGTTAGATAGGTTTCATAGAAAGGTAACTAAAATGGTTAAGAAGACAATGAGTTCTGCTATTGTTCCATCTGAAGAGTGAGTTTCAAATATAAATCAAATCTAAAGAATAAATCATTGATTCAGAAGTTTATTTCAAAGTAATAGTCATTTGAACACAATTTCTCCGTGTCAGAGACAactattactttattttcaagcaaattaaaagcttatttttgcatattttaattatgCTATGTGTTATTTGTGTGAAACAGGTTATCATTGTATAGGAATTTGGTAAGCTGATAGTAACATCTGCAGTACACATACAGTTAGGATACGTTCTGTTTGATCCCAGGGTTGCAACTTTACTCTCACTTTGTTCTCTGAGGTGAAGAAATGAGTTGTCTCATTTTATTTGAGACCTGTGATGTGAAATTATAAGGTAGAATTAAAGGGTATGGTGTGAATATTTCAATGAGGAGGCTTTCTGCAACTAGTAGCAGAAAACCCAATCtaattgcctttatttttctttaacttattgTCTTACATAGCAGATAGACACAAGGTAGGGAATATCCAGAGTTGGTCAATTCATCAGGCCAGTGACATCACCTTTGATCTTAAAGGCAGTGAAAGAGAACTGTCTCTTCTCATGTGCTTTTATAAGGAGCAACTAAACTTTTCCCAGAGTGTTCACAGTAAACCCACTTCCCCACACATTGGGGGGACCATGGGATTACAATGGTAAACTCAGACAAACTGTGATGCACCCTTTGTGACAGGGCGTGCCTCCTCTGATGCACACGGGAAGAAAGGGAGCAAAAACAtcttttttagaaagaaagaaatggtagatggggtggggggagtgatTTTAGGGGAGGGAAACTATAGTAGCTGGTACTATTagattgtttatattttcaattatttcatgaAGGATGATAGATTCTTGATGGGCAGCATCAatt
This genomic interval carries:
- the LOC124226978 gene encoding DLA class II histocompatibility antigen, DR-1 beta chain-like, with protein sequence MACLWFPGGSWMAALTVILMVLSAPLAWARNTQPHFLEYVKGECHFSNGTERVRLVVRFIYNQEEYVRFDSDVGEFRAVTELGRPDAEYWNRQKDFPEQLRAAVDTVCRHNYGILDNFLVQRQVEPTVTVYPAKTQPLQHHNLLVCSVNGFYPGHIEVRWFRNGQEEEAGVVSTGLIHNGDWTFQTLVMLETVPQSGEVYTCQVEHPSLTSPVTVEWRAQSESAQSKMLSGVGGFVLGLLFLGAGLFLHCRNQKGHTGLQPTGLLS